In Phreatobacter aquaticus, a single genomic region encodes these proteins:
- the nuoI gene encoding NADH-quinone oxidoreductase subunit NuoI, which translates to MRLDQKARALFLTEFVSAFFLSMRYFFKPKATINYPFEKGQISPRFRGEHALRRYPNGEERCIACKLCEAICPAQAITIEAGPRRNDGTRRTTRYDIDMVKCIYCGFCQEACPVDAIVEGPNFEFSVETREELYYNKDRLLANGDRWEREIAANQAMDAPYR; encoded by the coding sequence ATGAGGCTCGACCAGAAGGCGAGGGCACTGTTCCTGACGGAATTCGTGTCGGCGTTCTTCCTGTCGATGCGCTATTTCTTCAAGCCGAAGGCGACCATCAACTACCCCTTCGAGAAGGGGCAGATCTCGCCGCGCTTCCGGGGCGAGCATGCGCTGCGCCGCTATCCCAATGGCGAAGAGCGCTGCATCGCCTGCAAGCTGTGTGAGGCGATCTGCCCGGCCCAGGCCATCACCATCGAGGCCGGTCCGCGCCGCAATGACGGCACGCGCCGCACGACGCGCTACGACATCGACATGGTGAAGTGCATCTATTGCGGCTTCTGCCAGGAAGCCTGTCCGGTCGACGCCATCGTCGAGGGGCCGAACTTCGAGTTCTCGGTGGAGACCCGCGAGGAGCTCTACTACAACAAGGACCGGCTGCTTGCGAACGGAGACCGCTGGGAACGCGAGATCGCCGCCAACCAGGCGATGGACGCACCCTATCGGTGA
- a CDS encoding NADH-quinone oxidoreductase subunit J, whose protein sequence is MLAGLFFYLFAAVLVASAFMVIAARNPVHSVLFLILAFVNASGLFVLMGAEFLAMILVVVYVGAVAVLFLFVVMMLDVDFAELRQGFLQYLPVGVLVGFVVLAELLMVIGGWAVGGATPKTIMAPIPQGITNAEALGQVLYTKYVFFFQLSGLVLLVAMIGAIVLTLRHKVGVKRQDPGAQSARTPATAIEIVKVKSGQGI, encoded by the coding sequence ATGCTCGCCGGTCTCTTCTTCTACCTTTTCGCCGCCGTGCTGGTGGCGTCCGCCTTCATGGTGATCGCCGCGCGCAACCCCGTGCACTCGGTGCTCTTCCTGATCCTGGCCTTCGTCAACGCATCGGGACTGTTCGTCCTGATGGGGGCGGAGTTCCTCGCCATGATCCTGGTGGTCGTCTATGTCGGCGCGGTCGCCGTGCTCTTCCTGTTCGTCGTCATGATGCTTGACGTCGACTTCGCGGAACTGCGCCAGGGCTTCCTGCAATATCTGCCGGTCGGCGTGCTGGTGGGCTTCGTGGTGCTGGCCGAACTGCTGATGGTGATCGGCGGCTGGGCTGTCGGTGGCGCGACGCCGAAGACCATCATGGCGCCGATCCCGCAGGGCATCACCAATGCCGAGGCGCTGGGCCAGGTCCTCTATACGAAATATGTCTTCTTCTTCCAGCTGTCGGGCCTCGTCCTGCTGGTCGCCATGATCGGCGCGATCGTGCTGACGCTGCGCCACAAGGTGGGCGTCAAGCGGCAGGATCCGGGCGCCCAGTCGGCGCGCACGCCGGCAACCGCCATCGAGATCGTCAAGGTCAAGTCAGGGCAGGGGATCTGA
- the nuoG gene encoding NADH-quinone oxidoreductase subunit NuoG encodes MAKVIVDGQEIEVPAEYTLMQACEAAGAEIPRFCYHERLSIAGNCRMCLVEVKGSPKPVASCAQNVRDLRPGPNGEAPVINTKTPLVKKAREGVMEFLLINHPLDCPICDQGGECDLQDQAMAYGVDQSRYHENKRAVEDKYIGPLVKTVMTRCIHCTRCVRFTTEVAGISELGLIGRGEDAEITTYLEQAMSSELQGNVVDLCPVGALTSKPFAFNARPWELLKTESTDMMDAVGSAIRVDARGREVMRVLPRLNEAVNEEWISDKTRHVADGLRSQRLDQPYVRENGRLRPATWGEAFAAIAAKVKAVGGVKTGALVGDLATLEEMYALKALMAALGSPHVDARQDGTKLDPSLGRASYIFNPGIAGIEDADAILIVGSNPRREAPVLNARIRKRWRTGQVKIGFIGEVADLTYKVDYLGAGPETLAEVVSGKNSFADVMSKAAKPMIILGQGALTRPDGREVLSMAVHAATALGAVKDGWNGFAVLHTAASRVGALDLGLVPGEGGLDAAGIAGGGVDVIFNLGADEIEIAARPFVVYVGTHGDRGAHRADVILPGATYTEKAGLTVNTEGRVQVLNRAGFAPGDAREDWAILRALSDQLGVKLPFDSLGELRAALGRDLPGALRVGSLAAADAGQLSKVAALGGAVAAQPFKPAIADFYLTNPIARASATLAECSALAHGAMRTAAE; translated from the coding sequence GAGTACACGCTGATGCAGGCGTGCGAGGCGGCTGGCGCCGAGATTCCGCGCTTCTGCTACCACGAGCGGCTGTCGATTGCCGGCAACTGCCGCATGTGCCTCGTCGAGGTGAAGGGCTCGCCCAAGCCGGTGGCGAGCTGCGCCCAGAACGTCCGCGACCTGCGTCCGGGCCCCAATGGCGAAGCACCCGTCATCAACACCAAGACGCCGCTTGTGAAGAAGGCGCGCGAAGGTGTGATGGAGTTCCTGCTCATCAACCATCCGCTCGATTGCCCGATCTGCGACCAGGGTGGCGAATGCGACCTGCAGGACCAGGCGATGGCCTATGGCGTCGACCAGTCGCGCTATCACGAGAACAAGCGCGCGGTTGAGGACAAGTATATCGGCCCGCTGGTCAAGACGGTGATGACGCGCTGCATCCATTGCACGCGCTGCGTCCGTTTCACCACCGAAGTCGCCGGCATTTCCGAGCTGGGCCTGATCGGCCGCGGCGAGGATGCCGAGATCACGACCTATCTCGAACAGGCCATGTCCTCGGAATTGCAGGGCAATGTCGTCGATCTCTGCCCGGTCGGCGCGCTGACCTCCAAGCCTTTCGCGTTCAATGCGCGGCCCTGGGAGCTCCTGAAGACCGAATCCACCGACATGATGGATGCGGTGGGATCGGCGATCCGGGTCGATGCGCGGGGACGTGAGGTCATGCGCGTGCTGCCGCGTCTCAACGAGGCGGTGAACGAGGAGTGGATCTCCGACAAGACCCGGCATGTCGCCGATGGCCTGCGCTCGCAGCGCCTCGACCAGCCCTATGTCCGCGAGAATGGCCGCCTGCGTCCGGCGACCTGGGGCGAGGCCTTCGCGGCGATTGCCGCCAAGGTGAAGGCGGTTGGTGGCGTCAAGACCGGTGCGCTGGTCGGCGATCTCGCCACGCTCGAGGAGATGTATGCGCTTAAAGCTCTGATGGCGGCGCTCGGTTCGCCCCATGTCGATGCCCGCCAGGACGGAACCAAGCTCGACCCGTCGCTTGGTCGCGCATCCTACATCTTCAATCCCGGCATTGCCGGAATCGAGGACGCCGACGCGATCCTGATCGTCGGCTCCAATCCGCGCCGCGAAGCGCCCGTGCTGAATGCGCGCATTCGCAAGCGCTGGCGCACCGGCCAGGTGAAGATCGGCTTCATCGGCGAGGTCGCGGACCTCACCTACAAGGTCGATTATCTCGGCGCCGGGCCGGAAACGCTCGCCGAGGTCGTGTCGGGCAAGAATTCCTTCGCGGACGTGATGAGCAAGGCCGCCAAGCCGATGATCATCCTCGGCCAGGGCGCGCTGACGCGTCCCGATGGCCGCGAGGTCCTGTCGATGGCGGTCCATGCGGCGACCGCGCTCGGCGCGGTCAAGGATGGCTGGAACGGTTTCGCCGTGCTGCACACGGCGGCATCCCGGGTCGGTGCGCTCGATCTCGGCCTGGTGCCGGGCGAGGGCGGGCTCGATGCCGCTGGCATCGCCGGCGGTGGCGTGGATGTCATCTTCAACCTCGGCGCCGACGAGATTGAAATCGCGGCCAGGCCCTTCGTCGTCTATGTCGGCACCCATGGCGACCGTGGCGCGCACCGCGCCGACGTCATCCTGCCGGGCGCGACCTATACCGAGAAGGCCGGCCTGACGGTGAACACCGAGGGCCGCGTCCAGGTGCTCAATCGCGCAGGCTTCGCGCCGGGCGATGCCCGCGAGGACTGGGCGATCCTGCGCGCCCTGTCCGATCAGCTCGGCGTCAAGCTGCCCTTCGATTCGCTCGGCGAGCTTCGGGCAGCCCTTGGCCGCGATCTTCCCGGTGCGCTCCGCGTCGGCTCGCTCGCCGCTGCTGACGCCGGTCAGTTGTCGAAGGTTGCAGCTCTTGGCGGGGCGGTTGCCGCCCAGCCGTTCAAGCCGGCGATCGCCGATTTCTACCTGACCAATCCGATCGCGCGGGCTTCGGCCACGCTTGCCGAATGTTCCGCGCTCGCCCATGGGGCGATGCGGACCGCGGCCGAGTGA
- the nuoH gene encoding NADH-quinone oxidoreductase subunit NuoH — protein sequence MMDFFWTNLWPVALIAIQSLALMVALLIFVAFILLADRKIWAAVQLRRGPNVVGPFGLLQSFADLLKFMLKEPVIPSGANKGVFLLAPFVSVLLALAAWAVIPIADGWAIADLNVGVLFIFAVSSLSVYGVIMGGWASNSKYPFLGALRSAAQMVSYEVSIGFVIICVLLCVGSLNLTDIVRAQDKSIGLFGWFWLPLFPVFVIFFISALAETNRPPFDLPEAESELVAGFMVEYASTPYMMFMLAEYVAIMTMCSLTTILFLGGWLPPFPIAPFTWVPGVVWFVLKVSLVFFMFAMVKAFVPRYRYDQLMRLGWKVFLPLSLVMVVVVAGVLQFTGWAP from the coding sequence CTGATGGACTTCTTCTGGACAAACCTCTGGCCCGTCGCGCTGATCGCCATTCAGAGCCTTGCTCTGATGGTGGCGCTGCTGATCTTCGTCGCCTTCATCCTGCTCGCCGACCGCAAGATCTGGGCGGCCGTTCAGCTGCGCCGTGGTCCGAACGTCGTCGGACCCTTCGGCCTCCTGCAGAGCTTCGCCGATCTCCTGAAGTTCATGCTGAAGGAGCCGGTGATCCCGTCGGGCGCCAACAAGGGCGTGTTCCTGCTGGCGCCCTTCGTCTCGGTGCTGCTGGCGCTCGCCGCCTGGGCGGTCATCCCGATCGCTGACGGCTGGGCGATCGCTGACCTCAATGTCGGTGTTCTCTTCATCTTCGCGGTGTCGTCGCTCAGCGTCTATGGCGTGATCATGGGCGGCTGGGCCTCCAACTCGAAGTACCCGTTCCTCGGCGCGCTGCGCTCTGCGGCCCAGATGGTGTCCTATGAGGTCTCCATCGGCTTCGTGATCATCTGCGTCCTGCTCTGCGTGGGGTCGCTGAACCTCACCGACATCGTGCGCGCGCAGGACAAGTCGATCGGCCTGTTCGGCTGGTTCTGGCTGCCCTTGTTCCCGGTCTTCGTGATCTTCTTCATCTCGGCGCTGGCCGAGACCAACCGGCCGCCCTTCGATCTGCCGGAGGCTGAATCCGAGCTCGTCGCCGGCTTCATGGTCGAGTACGCGTCGACGCCGTACATGATGTTCATGCTGGCCGAATATGTGGCGATCATGACCATGTGCTCGCTCACCACGATCCTGTTCCTCGGGGGTTGGCTGCCGCCGTTCCCGATCGCGCCCTTCACCTGGGTGCCGGGCGTCGTCTGGTTCGTTCTCAAGGTGTCGCTGGTCTTCTTCATGTTCGCCATGGTGAAGGCCTTCGTGCCCCGCTATCGCTACGACCAGCTGATGCGGCTGGGCTGGAAGGTGTTCCTGCCCCTGTCGCTGGTCATGGTGGTGGTCGTGGCGGGCGTGCTGCAGTTCACCGGCTGGGCGCCGTGA
- the nuoK gene encoding NADH-quinone oxidoreductase subunit NuoK, whose protein sequence is MAIGLSHYLSVAAILFTLGVLGIFLNRKNIIVILMSVELILLSVNINFVAFSTHMGDLVGQVFALLVLTVAAAEAAIGLAILVVFFRNRGSIAVEDVNMMKG, encoded by the coding sequence ATGGCCATCGGCCTTTCGCACTATCTGTCGGTCGCGGCGATCCTGTTCACGCTCGGCGTGCTCGGCATCTTCCTCAACCGCAAGAACATCATCGTCATCCTGATGTCGGTGGAATTGATCCTCCTGTCGGTGAACATCAATTTCGTCGCCTTCTCCACCCATATGGGCGACCTGGTCGGCCAGGTCTTCGCGCTGCTGGTGCTCACCGTCGCAGCGGCGGAGGCGGCCATCGGGCTCGCCATCCTCGTGGTCTTCTTCCGCAACCGCGGGTCGATCGCGGTGGAAGACGTCAACATGATGAAGGGCTGA